A window of the Streptomyces sp. JB150 genome harbors these coding sequences:
- a CDS encoding HAD-IIA family hydrolase encodes MADRRPIESWLTDMDGVLIHEGVPVPGAEAFIKKLRESGKPFLVLTNNSIYTPRDLQARLNRMGLQVPVENIWTSALATAKFLDDQRPGGSAYVIGEAGLTTALHDIGYILTDHEPDYVVLGETRTYSFEAMTKAVRLINGGARFICTNPDETGPSTEGPLPATGAVAALITKATGRKPYFAGKPNPLMMRTGLNAIGAHSETSAMIGDRMDTDVLAGIEAGMQTFLVLTGLTRPEQVENFPYRPSHVVDSIADLVDLV; translated from the coding sequence ATGGCAGACCGCAGGCCCATCGAGTCGTGGCTCACCGACATGGACGGGGTTCTGATCCACGAGGGCGTCCCCGTTCCGGGTGCCGAGGCCTTCATCAAGAAGCTGCGCGAGTCCGGCAAGCCCTTCCTCGTCCTCACCAACAACTCGATCTACACCCCGCGCGATCTGCAGGCCCGCCTGAACCGCATGGGCCTTCAGGTGCCGGTCGAGAACATCTGGACCTCGGCCCTGGCCACCGCCAAGTTCCTCGACGACCAGCGCCCCGGCGGCTCGGCGTACGTCATCGGCGAGGCGGGCCTGACCACCGCGCTGCACGACATCGGCTACATCCTCACCGACCACGAGCCGGACTACGTCGTCCTCGGCGAGACCCGCACCTACTCCTTCGAGGCCATGACCAAGGCGGTCCGCCTGATCAACGGCGGCGCCCGGTTCATCTGCACCAACCCCGACGAGACCGGCCCGTCCACCGAGGGCCCGCTGCCCGCCACCGGCGCGGTCGCCGCGCTGATCACCAAGGCGACCGGCCGCAAGCCGTACTTCGCGGGCAAGCCCAACCCGCTGATGATGCGCACCGGCCTGAACGCGATCGGCGCCCACTCCGAGACCAGCGCGATGATCGGCGACCGGATGGACACCGACGTCCTGGCCGGCATCGAGGCCGGGATGCAGACGTTCCTCGTGCTCACCGGCCTGACCCGGCCCGAGCAGGTCGAGAACTTCCCGTACCGGCCCTCGCACGTCGTGGACTCGATCGCCGACCTCGTGGACCTCGTCTAG
- a CDS encoding sensor histidine kinase, with translation MSTLERVRHGLKAHPMALDAILAAGVLACMVAGSFVDPHGKDGVTWGLRSPDALSLLLMALGAAALVLRRRLPRTVLALTGCVSLVESVTGDPRAPVAMSAVIALYTVASTTDRPTTWRIGLLTMTVLTGAAMLAGPLPWYAQENLAIFAWTGIGATAGDAVRSRRAFVQAIRERAERAERTREEEARRRVAEERLRIARDLHDVVAHHIALVNVQAGVAAHVMDKRPDQAKEALAHVREASRSALNELRATVGLLRQSGDPEAPTEPAPGLDRLDELVGTFRNAGLRVEVARADHGTTLPAAVDLAAYRVIQEALTNVRKHAGTEAKAEVSVVRVGPRIEITVLDDGAGEHPPPEGGGHGLLGMRERVTALRGTLTTGPRYGGGFRVHAILPVDNRSGTEGEAG, from the coding sequence GTGAGCACCCTGGAGCGCGTCCGGCACGGACTCAAGGCCCACCCCATGGCGCTGGACGCCATCCTGGCCGCCGGAGTGCTGGCCTGCATGGTGGCGGGGTCCTTCGTGGACCCGCACGGCAAGGACGGCGTCACCTGGGGACTGCGCTCCCCGGACGCGCTGAGCCTGCTCCTGATGGCCCTCGGCGCCGCCGCGCTGGTGCTGCGCCGCCGCCTGCCCCGCACCGTCCTCGCCCTCACCGGCTGCGTCTCCCTCGTCGAGTCCGTCACCGGCGACCCCCGCGCCCCCGTCGCGATGTCCGCCGTGATCGCCCTCTACACCGTCGCCTCCACCACCGACCGCCCCACCACCTGGCGCATCGGCCTGCTCACCATGACCGTGCTCACCGGCGCCGCCATGCTCGCCGGCCCGCTGCCCTGGTACGCCCAGGAGAACCTGGCGATCTTCGCCTGGACCGGCATCGGCGCCACCGCCGGCGACGCCGTCCGCAGCCGCCGCGCCTTCGTGCAGGCCATCAGGGAACGCGCCGAGCGCGCCGAACGCACCCGTGAGGAGGAGGCCCGCCGCCGGGTCGCCGAGGAACGTCTGCGCATCGCCCGCGACCTGCACGACGTCGTCGCCCACCACATCGCCCTGGTCAACGTGCAGGCCGGAGTCGCCGCCCACGTCATGGACAAGCGCCCCGACCAGGCCAAGGAAGCCCTCGCGCACGTCCGCGAGGCCAGCCGCTCCGCCCTGAACGAGCTGCGCGCCACCGTCGGCCTGCTCCGCCAGTCCGGCGACCCCGAGGCCCCCACCGAACCCGCCCCCGGCCTCGACCGGCTCGACGAACTCGTCGGCACCTTCCGCAACGCCGGGCTGCGCGTCGAGGTCGCCCGCGCCGACCACGGCACCACCCTGCCCGCCGCCGTCGACCTCGCCGCCTACCGGGTCATCCAGGAAGCCCTGACCAACGTCCGCAAACACGCCGGCACGGAGGCGAAGGCCGAGGTCAGCGTGGTGCGGGTGGGCCCGCGCATCGAGATCACCGTCCTGGACGACGGGGCCGGCGAACACCCTCCGCCGGAAGGCGGCGGCCACGGCCTGCTCGGCATGCGCGAACGCGTCACCGCGCTGCGCGGCACCCTCACCACTGGTCCCCGCTACGGCGGCGGCTTCCGCGTCCATGCGATCCTGCCGGTCGACAACCGCTCCGGCACCGAGGGGGAGGCCGGATGA
- a CDS encoding response regulator transcription factor, with amino-acid sequence MTVRVLLADDQALLRSAFRVLVDSEPDMEVVGEASDGAEAVRLAREHRPDVVLMDIRMPGTDGLAATRLITADPALAHVRIVILTTFEVDDYVVRSLRAGASGFLGKGSEPEELLNAIRVAAGGEALLSPAATKGLIARFLAQGGDGADGDPDPARSDRLDALTVREREVLVQVAGGHSNDEIAERLQVSPLTVKTHVNRAMAKLGARDRAQLVVIAYESGLVRPRVD; translated from the coding sequence ATGACCGTCCGCGTCCTGCTCGCCGACGACCAGGCCCTGCTGCGCAGCGCCTTCCGCGTGCTCGTCGACTCCGAGCCGGACATGGAGGTGGTCGGCGAGGCCTCCGACGGGGCCGAGGCGGTGCGGCTGGCCCGCGAGCACCGCCCGGACGTGGTGCTGATGGACATCCGTATGCCCGGCACCGACGGGCTCGCGGCCACCCGCCTGATCACCGCGGACCCGGCGCTCGCCCACGTCCGGATCGTCATCCTGACGACCTTCGAGGTCGACGACTACGTCGTGCGGTCCCTGCGGGCCGGCGCCTCCGGCTTCCTCGGCAAGGGCAGCGAGCCGGAGGAACTGCTGAACGCGATCCGCGTCGCGGCCGGCGGCGAGGCCCTGCTGTCCCCGGCCGCCACCAAGGGCCTGATCGCCCGCTTCCTCGCCCAGGGCGGCGACGGCGCCGACGGCGACCCGGACCCGGCCCGCTCCGACCGGCTCGACGCGCTCACCGTCCGCGAGCGCGAGGTGCTCGTCCAGGTCGCCGGCGGCCACTCCAACGACGAGATCGCCGAACGCCTCCAGGTCAGCCCACTCACCGTGAAGACCCACGTCAACCGGGCCATGGCCAAGCTGGGCGCCCGCGACCGGGCCCAGCTCGTGGTGATCGCCTACGAGTCCGGGCTGGTCCGTCCAAGGGTGGACTGA
- a CDS encoding efflux RND transporter permease subunit: MSWLSRFSLAQRALIGLMSIIALAFGAIAIPQLKQQLLPTIELPMVSVIAPYQGASPDVVEKQVVEPIENNLEAVDGITGVTSTASEGNAVIMASFDYGNDTDQLVAHVQQAVNRARVQLPDDVDPQVVAGSTDDIPTVVLAVTSDRDQQALADQLDRTVVPALKDIDGVGQVTVDGVRDLQVTVTPDDAKLAKAGLTTQSLAQALQAGGATVPAGSFDEDGANRTVQVGGGFTSLRQIEDLMITGEGVERPVRLGAVAEVAQQPARADSLTRTNGEPSLAVMVTMDRDGSAVAISDAVRDKLPEMRADLGAGATVTVVSDQGPAVSKSIEGLTTEGALGLLFAVLVILVFLASLRSTLVTAVSIPLSVVLALIVLWTRDLSLNVLTLGALTIAIGRVVDDSIVVLENIKRHLGYGEERQEAILKAVREVAGAVTSSTLTTVAVFLPIGLVGGMVGELFGSFSLTVTAALLASLLVSLTVVPVLSYWFLRPPKGTPEDAEEARRLAEEKEARSRLQRLYVPVLRFATRRRLTSVAIAVVVLIGTFGMAPLLKTNFFDQGEQEVLTVKQELKPGTSLAATDAQAKKIEKMLDGVEGVKDYQVTVGSSGFMAAFGGGTDTNQASYSVMLEDSASYEDVEHRIEQGLAKLDGIGTTTIAAGDGFGSQDLSVVVKAADAKVLRDAAEEVRKAVAGLDDVTDVTSDLAQSVPRISVEADEKAAAAGFTDQTLGAAVAQAVRGTTAAKATLDDTERDVVIRSARPADTLAELRRLPLGPVKLGDIAEVKLVDGPVSMTRIDGQRAATITAKPTGDNTGAVSADLQSTINSLDLPAGATAEIGGVSEDQDEAFANLGLAMLAAIAIVFMLLVATFRSLVQPLILLVSIPFAATGAIGLLVATGTPMGVPAMIGMLMLIGIVVTNAIVLIDLINQYRAQGYGVVEAVVEGGRHRLRPILMTALATIFALLPMALGITGEGGFIAQPLAVVVIGGLVTSTLLTLLLVPTLYAMLELRKERRAKKRAAKRAAKAGADTTPGPASA, from the coding sequence ATGTCCTGGCTGTCCAGATTCAGCCTCGCACAACGGGCCCTCATAGGGCTGATGTCGATCATCGCGCTCGCCTTCGGGGCGATAGCGATCCCGCAGCTCAAGCAGCAGCTGCTGCCCACCATCGAACTGCCCATGGTGTCGGTGATCGCGCCGTACCAGGGCGCGTCCCCGGACGTGGTCGAGAAGCAGGTCGTCGAACCGATCGAGAACAATCTCGAGGCGGTCGACGGCATCACCGGCGTCACCTCCACCGCCAGTGAGGGCAACGCCGTGATCATGGCGTCCTTCGACTACGGCAACGACACCGACCAGCTCGTCGCCCATGTCCAGCAGGCCGTCAACCGGGCCCGCGTCCAGCTCCCCGACGACGTCGACCCGCAGGTCGTCGCCGGGTCCACGGACGACATCCCGACCGTCGTGCTCGCCGTCACCTCCGACCGCGACCAGCAGGCCCTCGCCGACCAGCTCGACAGGACCGTCGTACCCGCCCTCAAGGACATCGACGGCGTCGGCCAGGTCACCGTGGACGGCGTCCGCGACCTCCAGGTCACCGTCACCCCCGATGACGCGAAGCTCGCCAAGGCGGGCCTGACCACCCAGTCCCTCGCCCAGGCGCTCCAGGCGGGCGGCGCGACCGTCCCGGCCGGCTCCTTCGACGAGGACGGCGCCAACCGCACCGTGCAGGTCGGCGGCGGCTTCACCTCGCTGCGGCAGATCGAGGACCTGATGATCACCGGGGAGGGCGTCGAGCGCCCGGTCCGCCTCGGTGCCGTCGCCGAGGTCGCGCAGCAGCCCGCCCGCGCCGACTCCCTCACCCGCACCAACGGCGAGCCCAGCCTCGCCGTGATGGTCACCATGGACCGCGACGGCAGCGCGGTCGCCATCTCCGACGCCGTCCGCGACAAGCTGCCCGAGATGCGCGCCGACCTCGGAGCCGGCGCCACCGTCACGGTCGTCAGCGACCAGGGCCCGGCCGTGTCGAAGTCCATCGAGGGCCTGACGACGGAGGGCGCCCTCGGCCTCCTCTTCGCCGTCCTCGTCATCCTCGTCTTCCTGGCCTCGCTGCGCTCCACGCTGGTCACGGCGGTCTCCATCCCCCTGTCGGTGGTCCTCGCCCTGATCGTCCTGTGGACCCGCGACCTCTCCCTGAACGTCCTGACCCTCGGCGCGCTCACCATCGCCATCGGCCGCGTCGTCGACGACTCGATCGTCGTCCTGGAGAACATCAAGCGGCACCTCGGCTACGGCGAGGAGCGCCAGGAGGCGATCCTCAAGGCCGTCCGCGAGGTCGCGGGCGCGGTGACGTCCTCCACGCTCACCACGGTCGCCGTGTTCCTGCCGATCGGCCTGGTCGGGGGCATGGTGGGCGAGCTGTTCGGCTCGTTCTCGCTGACGGTGACCGCCGCCCTGCTGGCGTCCCTGCTGGTCTCCCTGACGGTCGTCCCGGTCCTCTCCTACTGGTTCCTGCGGCCCCCGAAGGGCACCCCCGAGGACGCCGAAGAGGCCCGCCGCCTCGCCGAGGAGAAGGAGGCGAGGAGCAGGCTCCAGCGCCTCTACGTCCCGGTCCTGCGCTTCGCCACGCGCCGCCGCCTGACCAGCGTGGCCATCGCGGTGGTGGTCCTGATCGGCACCTTCGGCATGGCCCCCCTCCTGAAGACCAACTTCTTCGACCAGGGCGAGCAGGAAGTCCTCACCGTCAAGCAGGAGCTGAAGCCCGGCACCAGCCTCGCGGCGACCGACGCCCAGGCGAAGAAGATCGAGAAGATGCTCGACGGCGTCGAGGGCGTCAAGGACTACCAGGTCACCGTCGGCTCCTCCGGCTTCATGGCCGCCTTCGGCGGCGGCACGGACACCAACCAGGCCTCGTACTCGGTGATGCTGGAGGACTCCGCGTCCTACGAGGACGTCGAGCACCGCATCGAGCAAGGCCTGGCGAAGCTGGACGGCATCGGCACGACGACGATCGCCGCCGGCGACGGCTTCGGCAGCCAGGACCTCTCCGTGGTCGTGAAGGCGGCCGACGCGAAGGTGCTGCGCGACGCCGCGGAGGAGGTCCGTAAGGCCGTGGCCGGCCTGGACGACGTCACCGACGTCACCAGCGACCTCGCCCAGAGCGTCCCGCGGATCTCCGTCGAGGCCGACGAGAAGGCCGCCGCGGCCGGCTTCACCGACCAGACGCTCGGCGCCGCCGTCGCCCAGGCGGTCCGCGGCACCACCGCCGCCAAGGCCACCCTCGACGACACCGAACGCGACGTCGTCATCCGCTCGGCGCGCCCCGCCGACACGCTCGCGGAGCTGAGGCGGCTGCCGCTCGGCCCGGTGAAGCTCGGCGACATCGCGGAGGTGAAGCTGGTCGACGGCCCGGTCTCCATGACCCGCATCGACGGCCAGCGCGCCGCCACCATCACCGCCAAGCCGACCGGTGACAACACCGGCGCGGTCAGCGCCGACCTCCAGTCGACGATCAACTCGCTCGACCTCCCGGCCGGCGCGACCGCCGAGATCGGCGGTGTCTCCGAGGACCAGGACGAGGCGTTCGCCAACCTCGGCCTCGCCATGCTGGCGGCCATCGCGATCGTCTTCATGCTGCTGGTCGCGACCTTCCGCTCGCTGGTCCAGCCGCTGATCCTGCTCGTCTCGATCCCCTTCGCGGCCACCGGCGCGATCGGCCTGCTGGTCGCCACCGGCACCCCCATGGGCGTCCCCGCGATGATCGGCATGCTGATGCTCATCGGCATCGTGGTGACGAACGCGATCGTCCTGATCGACCTGATCAACCAGTACCGGGCGCAGGGCTACGGCGTGGTGGAAGCCGTCGTCGAGGGCGGCCGCCACCGCCTGCGCCCCATCCTGATGACCGCCCTGGCGACCATCTTCGCCCTCCTGCCGATGGCCCTGGGCATCACCGGCGAGGGCGGCTTCATCGCCCAGCCCCTGGCGGTGGTCGTCATCGGCGGCCTGGTCACCTCCACCCTGCTGACCCTCCTCCTCGTCCCGACCCTCTACGCGATGCTCGAACTGCGCAAGGAGCGCCGCGCGAAGAAGCGCGCGGCGAAGCGGGCGGCGAAGGCGGGAGCGGACACGACGCCGGGGCCGGCCAGCGCGTGA
- a CDS encoding serine/threonine-protein kinase, producing MPLHRDDPRSLGGYRLLDRLGAGGMGVVYRGRSRSGREVAVKVVHAQYAQDPVFRTRFRQEIDAVRKVSGAFTAPVVDADPEADRPWMATQYVPGRSLAERIREQGPLRGAELRRLALGLVEALRDIHRTGVVHRDLKPANVLMAEDGPRVIDFGISRATENLTLTETGQMIGTPPFMSPEQFTDARSVGPASDVFSLGALLAYATTGRGPFDAESPYLTAYRVINDPPVLDGVPRQLRAILERCLTKERDGRPDLGTLAREFAGALPEPDPGDPPTVTLRLGPSDRAATHPGTVTDRERARPARRRGRVRPLLLVTGTVGALVLGLTAYLLGPGAFADRPDSRWGALPGGWRPWQTTLPQTESLIVVGGSGSMSETGRCARHGAAVYCAGQSAPPVRVDAVTGEIVWRAGLLPEGSPRDRSAYGEILGVDDERVLVRRTVSDASLENETISVVALDAGSGRQVWSRTVDEESTFAFFARGLVLAPEGEGGRTLTARSARTGVKEWAAKLPEQHSCTFLTESGPDIYADCLHDDSGKSFLLAVDPSDGSTRRLTASGGGFAGALDGRLLFLEWAAEPSGEDERYHAVVLLDPGTGRRERVSLEKTLRGRIVLAGGTLWSASSNGVVQAVSPRTGKELWRTQTTLEQPGAPVLHKTGGTVFVASPSGRVAALDAGDGTTLWETSPRAREVLDDGWSRSELFVHRGSVIVSTPDGTLFGIDPAHPDKKSASR from the coding sequence GTGCCACTGCACAGGGACGATCCGCGGTCGCTCGGCGGGTACAGGCTGCTGGACCGGCTCGGGGCCGGCGGCATGGGGGTCGTCTACCGGGGCAGATCCCGGTCCGGGCGCGAGGTCGCCGTGAAGGTGGTGCACGCGCAGTACGCGCAGGACCCCGTCTTCCGCACCCGGTTCCGGCAGGAGATCGACGCCGTCCGCAAGGTCAGCGGCGCGTTCACCGCGCCGGTCGTGGACGCCGACCCGGAGGCCGACCGGCCGTGGATGGCCACCCAGTACGTGCCCGGCCGCTCCCTCGCCGAACGCATCCGCGAGCAGGGACCGCTGCGCGGCGCCGAGTTGCGGCGCCTCGCGCTGGGACTGGTGGAGGCGCTGCGGGACATCCACCGGACCGGGGTGGTCCACCGGGACCTGAAACCGGCCAATGTGCTGATGGCCGAGGACGGACCCCGCGTCATCGACTTCGGCATCTCCCGCGCCACCGAGAACCTCACCCTGACCGAGACCGGGCAGATGATCGGCACCCCGCCGTTCATGTCCCCCGAGCAGTTCACCGACGCCCGCTCGGTGGGCCCGGCCTCCGACGTCTTCTCCCTCGGCGCGCTGCTCGCGTACGCCACCACGGGACGCGGCCCGTTCGACGCGGAGAGCCCCTACCTGACGGCGTACCGGGTCATCAACGACCCACCCGTCCTCGACGGGGTGCCGCGGCAGCTGCGGGCCATCCTGGAGCGCTGCCTGACGAAGGAACGGGACGGACGGCCCGACCTCGGCACACTGGCCCGCGAGTTCGCCGGCGCCCTGCCCGAACCGGACCCCGGCGATCCGCCCACGGTCACGCTGCGCCTGGGTCCTTCCGACCGGGCGGCCACCCATCCCGGCACGGTCACCGACCGGGAGAGGGCGCGGCCCGCCCGCCGCCGAGGCCGGGTCCGGCCCCTGCTGCTCGTCACGGGCACGGTCGGGGCGCTGGTGCTCGGGCTGACGGCGTACCTGCTGGGACCGGGCGCGTTTGCGGACCGCCCGGACTCCCGCTGGGGTGCCCTGCCCGGGGGGTGGCGGCCCTGGCAGACGACTCTGCCGCAGACCGAGTCGCTGATCGTCGTCGGGGGAAGCGGCTCCATGAGCGAGACGGGCCGGTGCGCGAGGCACGGGGCCGCCGTCTACTGCGCGGGCCAGTCGGCGCCGCCGGTGCGGGTGGACGCGGTCACGGGAGAGATCGTCTGGCGGGCCGGCCTGCTGCCGGAGGGGAGTCCCCGGGACCGGTCCGCGTACGGTGAGATCCTCGGGGTGGACGACGAGAGGGTGCTGGTGCGCCGGACCGTCTCCGACGCCTCGCTCGAGAACGAGACGATCAGCGTCGTCGCCCTCGACGCCGGTTCGGGGCGGCAGGTGTGGAGCCGTACGGTCGACGAGGAGAGCACCTTCGCGTTCTTCGCCCGCGGCCTGGTGCTGGCCCCGGAGGGTGAGGGCGGCCGTACGCTGACCGCCCGCTCCGCGCGCACCGGGGTGAAGGAGTGGGCCGCGAAGCTGCCCGAGCAGCACTCCTGCACGTTCCTGACCGAGTCCGGGCCGGACATCTACGCGGACTGCCTCCACGACGACTCCGGGAAGTCCTTCCTGCTGGCCGTCGATCCGTCCGACGGCTCCACCCGCCGGCTCACCGCGTCCGGGGGCGGGTTCGCGGGCGCCCTGGACGGCCGGCTGCTCTTCCTGGAGTGGGCGGCGGAGCCCTCCGGCGAGGACGAGAGGTACCACGCGGTGGTCCTGCTGGACCCCGGCACCGGCCGGCGCGAGCGGGTGTCCCTGGAGAAGACGCTGCGCGGAAGGATCGTGCTGGCGGGCGGCACGCTGTGGTCGGCCAGCTCCAACGGCGTCGTCCAGGCGGTCTCGCCGAGGACGGGCAAGGAGCTGTGGCGCACGCAGACCACGCTGGAACAGCCGGGCGCGCCCGTGCTGCACAAGACGGGCGGCACCGTGTTCGTGGCCAGCCCCAGCGGCCGGGTGGCGGCCCTGGACGCCGGCGACGGGACGACGCTGTGGGAGACCAGTCCGCGCGCCCGGGAGGTGCTGGACGACGGCTGGTCCCGGTCCGAGCTGTTCGTGCACCGGGGCTCCGTGATCGTGTCGACCCCGGACGGCACCCTCTTCGGCATCGACCCCGCCCACCCCGACAAGAAGTCCGCGTCGAGGTGA
- the nadA gene encoding quinolinate synthase NadA — protein MTTAQTQELDVQPTPLALLLLGREADPRSERGVECPGDLPSPSDPDLVERARAAKEKLGDKVFVLGHHYQRDEVIQFADVTGDSFKLARDAAARPEAEYIVFCGVHFMAESADILTSDDQKVVLPDLAAGCSMADMATAEQVAECWDVLTEAGIAEQVVPVSYMNSSADIKAFTGKHGGTICTSSNARRALDWAFEQGEKVLFLPDQHLGRNTAVRDMGMSLDDCVVYNPHKPNGGLTAEELRGAKMILWRGHCSVHGRFSLDSVNDVRERIPGVNVLVHPECRHEVVAAADYVGSTEYIIKMLEAAPAGSKWAIGTELNLVRRLANRFASEGKEIVFLDKTVCFCSTMNRIDLPHLVWALESLAEGKLVNRIEVDKETEAFAKLALERMLALP, from the coding sequence GTGACCACCGCCCAGACCCAGGAGCTCGACGTACAGCCGACGCCCCTCGCCCTGTTGCTCCTCGGCCGCGAGGCCGACCCGAGGAGCGAGCGCGGCGTGGAGTGCCCCGGCGACCTGCCCTCGCCGTCCGACCCGGACCTGGTCGAGCGCGCCCGCGCGGCCAAGGAGAAGCTGGGCGACAAGGTCTTCGTGCTGGGCCACCACTACCAGCGCGACGAGGTGATCCAGTTCGCCGACGTCACGGGTGACTCCTTCAAGCTGGCCCGCGACGCGGCCGCCCGCCCCGAGGCCGAGTACATCGTCTTCTGCGGTGTCCACTTCATGGCGGAGTCCGCCGACATCCTGACCTCCGACGACCAGAAGGTCGTCCTGCCCGACCTCGCCGCCGGCTGCTCGATGGCCGACATGGCGACGGCCGAGCAGGTCGCCGAGTGCTGGGACGTGCTGACCGAGGCCGGCATCGCCGAGCAGGTCGTGCCCGTCTCGTACATGAACTCCTCCGCCGACATCAAGGCCTTCACCGGCAAGCACGGCGGCACGATCTGCACCTCCTCCAACGCCAGGCGGGCGCTGGACTGGGCGTTCGAGCAGGGCGAGAAGGTCCTCTTCCTGCCCGACCAGCACCTGGGCCGCAACACCGCCGTGCGCGACATGGGCATGTCCCTGGACGACTGCGTGGTCTACAACCCGCACAAGCCGAACGGCGGTCTGACCGCCGAGGAGCTGCGCGGCGCGAAGATGATCCTGTGGCGCGGCCACTGCTCGGTGCACGGCCGCTTCAGCCTGGACTCGGTGAACGACGTCCGCGAGCGCATCCCGGGTGTGAACGTGCTCGTCCACCCCGAGTGCCGGCACGAGGTCGTGGCGGCGGCGGACTACGTCGGCTCCACCGAGTACATCATCAAGATGCTGGAGGCGGCCCCGGCCGGTTCCAAGTGGGCCATCGGCACGGAGCTGAACCTGGTCCGCCGCCTGGCGAACCGTTTCGCTTCCGAGGGCAAGGAGATCGTCTTCCTCGACAAGACGGTCTGCTTCTGCTCCACCATGAACCGCATCGACCTGCCCCACCTCGTCTGGGCCCTGGAGTCCCTGGCCGAGGGCAAGCTGGTCAACCGCATCGAGGTCGACAAGGAGACCGAGGCGTTCGCGAAGCTGGCGCTGGAGCGGATGCTGGCGCTGCCGTAG
- a CDS encoding iron-sulfur cluster assembly accessory protein codes for MSVSDETTTVTDGIILTDAAASKVKALLDQEGRDDLALRVAVQPGGCSGLRYQLFFDERSLDGDVEKDFGGVKVVTDRMSAPYLGGATIDFVDTIEKQGFTIDNPNATGSCACGDSFS; via the coding sequence ATGTCCGTATCGGACGAGACCACCACCGTCACCGACGGCATCATCCTGACCGACGCCGCCGCGTCCAAGGTCAAGGCGCTGCTCGACCAGGAAGGCCGCGACGACCTCGCGCTGCGCGTCGCCGTCCAGCCCGGCGGCTGCTCCGGCCTGCGCTACCAGCTGTTCTTCGACGAGCGTTCCCTCGACGGCGACGTGGAGAAGGACTTCGGCGGGGTCAAGGTCGTCACCGACCGGATGAGCGCCCCGTACCTGGGCGGCGCGACCATCGACTTCGTGGACACGATCGAGAAGCAGGGCTTCACGATCGACAACCCGAACGCGACGGGCTCCTGCGCCTGCGGCGACTCCTTCAGCTGA
- a CDS encoding carbohydrate kinase family protein, whose translation MRIAVTGSIATDHLMTFPGRFADQLVADRLHTVSLSFLVDNLDVRRGGVGANIAFGMGQLGTKPILVGAAGFDFDEYRAWLDRHGVDTGSVRISETLHTARFVCTTDADHNQIGSFYTGAMSEARLIELKTVADRVGGLDLVLIGADDPEAMLRHTEECRSRNIPFAADFSQQIARMNGEEIRILLEGATYLFSNEYEKGLIETKTGWSDEEILARVGHRVTTLGSRGVRLERAGEDPIEVGCPDEERKADPTGVGDAFRAGFLSGLAWGVSLERAAQVGCMLATLVIETVGTQEYQLRRAHFMERFTKAYGDEAAAEVQQHLS comes from the coding sequence GTGCGCATCGCAGTCACCGGCTCCATCGCCACCGACCACCTCATGACCTTCCCCGGCCGCTTCGCCGACCAGCTCGTCGCGGACCGGCTGCACACGGTCTCGCTCTCCTTCCTGGTCGACAACCTCGACGTCCGCCGCGGCGGCGTCGGCGCGAACATCGCCTTCGGCATGGGCCAGCTGGGCACGAAGCCGATCCTGGTCGGCGCGGCCGGCTTCGACTTCGACGAGTACCGCGCCTGGCTGGACCGGCACGGCGTCGACACCGGCTCGGTGCGGATCTCCGAGACCCTGCACACCGCCCGCTTCGTCTGCACCACCGACGCCGACCACAACCAGATCGGCTCCTTCTACACCGGCGCGATGAGCGAGGCCCGGCTGATCGAGCTGAAGACGGTCGCGGACCGCGTCGGCGGCCTCGACCTGGTGCTGATCGGCGCCGACGACCCGGAGGCGATGCTGCGCCACACGGAGGAGTGCCGCTCCCGGAACATCCCCTTCGCCGCCGACTTCTCCCAGCAGATCGCCCGGATGAACGGCGAGGAGATCCGGATACTGCTGGAGGGCGCCACGTACCTGTTCTCCAACGAGTACGAGAAGGGCCTCATCGAGACCAAGACCGGCTGGAGTGACGAGGAGATCCTCGCCAGGGTCGGCCACCGCGTCACCACCCTCGGCTCGCGCGGCGTGCGGCTCGAGCGGGCCGGCGAGGACCCGATCGAGGTCGGCTGCCCGGACGAGGAGCGCAAGGCCGACCCCACGGGCGTCGGCGACGCCTTCCGCGCCGGCTTCCTGTCCGGCCTCGCCTGGGGCGTCTCCCTGGAGCGCGCCGCCCAGGTCGGCTGCATGCTCGCGACGCTGGTCATCGAGACGGTCGGCACCCAGGAGTACCAGCTGCGCCGGGCGCACTTCATGGAGCGCTTCACCAAGGCGTACGGCGACGAGGCCGCGGCGGAGGTCCAGCAGCACCTGAGCTGA